Genomic segment of Dehalogenimonas alkenigignens:
AACCGGTACAGCACCAGGAATGCGGCGGAGAAGACAACCTGGAGAAGCAGACCCAAGGCCACGAGAGGCCGCGGCTTGCCGATGGTGCGGACCATGGCGAAGACCGACAGCAGCACCAGCGGCACCGAGATATAGCCTGCAATCATAAGAACGGTATCGAGCACCTATTGCCTCCCGGTCCCGCAGGCGTTGCAGAATTTAGCCGCCGCAGCCACAGGCTGCCCGCAGCGGCGGCAGTAGACGATCCTGGAGCCATCGGCTGGTAAAGCCGAAGCGGCGGCGACCGGAGCGCCGCAGTTCAGGCAGAATTTGGATCCGGCGGGCACCTTTACGCCGCAGCGGGCGCAGCCCTGCGGCTGTCCGATCCGCTGAAAATAATCGTGCCAGCCTTTTAATGCGGTAGGGGTCAGCCTGCTGTCCGGCTCGCCGGCCAGCCACCGGCCGCCGTCCAGCCGGTACCAGCGGCCGGTGCGGGCGCCGATGGTCCAGACCCGCTGGCGTTCATCGTAAAACCGGAAGGCTTTCATGCCTTCAGTGAACTGGCGGAAGGTTATCCGGCCTTCACGATGGACGGCGCAGAAAAAATAGAAAAGCTCGAACGCCTCCAGCGGATGGAGTGACGGCGGTTCAGGGATTCTGGAATCCGTCTGCGCCATGGCCTACCTGCTCTTGATCCTGTTGTACATATCCATAAACTCGTTGACCTGAGCCGGATTGCTCCTGTCCGGCGGCCCGTCATGTTTCTGGAAGAATTCGGCATAGGCCTGATGGGCAGCGTCGTCTTTCTTGACGCCAGCCAGCAGCTCCGCCGCGGCACCGGCATCGGGGGTCCGGTTGTCGAAAACGGCCAGCGGGGCTCCGGACAGGTCGCGGGTAACATTACCGGGCAAACCTTTAACATTTTCTACCGCCGGCGTAATAAGCTGGTTGGCCT
This window contains:
- a CDS encoding zinc ribbon domain-containing protein; the encoded protein is MAQTDSRIPEPPSLHPLEAFELFYFFCAVHREGRITFRQFTEGMKAFRFYDERQRVWTIGARTGRWYRLDGGRWLAGEPDSRLTPTALKGWHDYFQRIGQPQGCARCGVKVPAGSKFCLNCGAPVAAASALPADGSRIVYCRRCGQPVAAAAKFCNACGTGRQ